A stretch of the Mycobacteroides immunogenum genome encodes the following:
- a CDS encoding FAD-dependent monooxygenase, giving the protein MSLEILISGGGIAGPALAYWLAQEGHSVTIVERATALRSGGQAVDFRGPSIDVLNKMGLLDAVRAQATHMGSMVMVDTRGREIARLPPEVISGELEILWGDLAQILHDAVRDRVSFRFGDWLTDVRQDGDEVAVAFARSARASFDLVVGADGVHSGLRALAFGPESAYVTPLGQYFTFFAMGNHLGLDHQTVTYREGSRGVGIQATAPDAPARGSLSFSDDHLDFDYRDIEGNKQLFLERFADFGWETPAVLRALSATDEPYFDSLCQVHLDGYSRGRVCLLGDAAWCASPRSGMGTSLAIVGAFILAHELRSAQGDFSTAFARFHALMAPYAARCQQLALDALKIGESNSAWATQLRRLGLWSLRLPGVRQLVARQALKVGRSFALPVYD; this is encoded by the coding sequence ATGTCGCTCGAGATCCTGATCAGCGGTGGCGGTATCGCGGGCCCCGCGTTGGCGTACTGGCTTGCGCAAGAAGGGCACTCCGTCACGATCGTGGAACGTGCCACGGCCTTGAGGAGCGGCGGTCAGGCTGTCGACTTTCGCGGCCCATCGATCGATGTGCTGAACAAAATGGGTCTGCTCGATGCGGTGCGGGCACAGGCCACACATATGGGGTCCATGGTGATGGTCGACACCCGCGGCAGGGAAATCGCCCGGCTTCCCCCGGAGGTCATCAGCGGCGAACTGGAAATCCTGTGGGGAGATCTCGCCCAGATCCTGCATGACGCGGTGCGCGACCGTGTCTCATTTCGGTTCGGCGATTGGCTTACCGACGTGCGCCAGGATGGTGACGAGGTCGCCGTTGCTTTCGCGCGATCGGCGCGGGCCAGCTTTGATCTCGTGGTGGGTGCCGACGGCGTGCATTCGGGTCTTCGCGCGTTGGCCTTTGGGCCAGAGAGCGCATATGTCACCCCACTAGGCCAGTACTTCACTTTCTTCGCGATGGGCAATCACCTCGGGCTGGACCACCAGACGGTGACCTATCGGGAAGGGTCGCGGGGCGTTGGCATCCAGGCAACCGCGCCCGACGCCCCCGCGCGGGGGTCGCTCTCGTTCTCCGACGACCATCTCGACTTCGACTACCGGGACATCGAAGGCAACAAACAATTGTTCCTGGAACGGTTCGCCGACTTCGGCTGGGAGACCCCCGCTGTTCTGCGTGCGCTATCCGCGACCGACGAACCCTACTTCGACTCGTTGTGCCAGGTGCATCTGGACGGATATTCGCGTGGGCGAGTGTGCCTGCTCGGCGACGCGGCCTGGTGCGCCTCTCCCCGCTCGGGCATGGGCACGAGCCTGGCGATCGTCGGCGCATTCATACTTGCCCATGAATTGCGTTCCGCGCAGGGCGATTTCAGCACAGCCTTCGCCCGATTTCATGCGCTGATGGCCCCCTATGCCGCACGCTGTCAACAGCTCGCCCTGGATGCCCTGAAGATCGGCGAATCCAACTCGGCGTGGGCGACTCAGCTCCGCAGGCTCGGCCTGTGGTCCCTGCGGCTACCCGGTGTTCGTCAGCTCGTGGCGCGCCAAGCGCTCAAGGTAGGGCGATCGTTCGCGCTACCCGTCTACGACTGA